CCCGAGTTGCGCGACTTCATGACGACGGTTGGGAGCCATGCTGCCAAGGCCGCCAATCAGGATGGCGATAGAAGAAAGGTTAGCAAATCCGCACAGCGCGAAAGAAATAATCGCTTTAGTATGGTCAGAGAGCACCTGCAAGCCCGCCGCCGCTACCGCAGCGTCCTCTTTCAGGTATTCGCCGAAATTCATATATGCCACGAATTCGTTGATGATGAGCTTCTGACCGATAAACGAGCCCGCGACCATCGCCTCATCCCACGGCACGCCAATCAGCCATGCCACCGGCGAGAACAGCCAGCCGAGGATCAGTTGCAACGATAGCTCCGGGTGATTAAACCAGCCGCCGATGCCGGAGAGCATGCCATTCAGCAGCGCGATAAGCGCTACAAACGCCAGCAGCATCGCGCCAACGTTAAGCGCCAGTTGCATCCCGGCGGACGCACCAGAGGCGGCGGCGTCCAGCACGTTCGACGGACTGTCGGGATCGCGCTGCGTGGTATCGAGTTGCGGCGCGTCGTGCGGGGTTTCCGTCTCCGGAATAATGATTTTGGCGAACAGCAGTCCGCCAGGGGCCGCCATAAAGGACGCCGCAATCAGGTATTCCAGCGGCACGCCCATCTGGGCATAGCCCGCCAGTACTGAGCCTGCCACCGACGCCAGGCCGCCGCACATCACGGCAAAGAGCTCAGAGCGGGTCATCGTGGCGATGTACGGGCGCACCACCAGCGGCGCTTCGGTCTGGCCGACAAAAATATTGGCGGTCGCCGAGAGTGATTCAGTACGGGAGGTTTTCAGCACTTTACGCAGCGCGCCGCCCAGCAGGCGGATCACCAGTTGCATGATACCGAGATAATAGAGCACCGCGATAAGCGAGGAGAAGAAGACGATAACCGGCAGAACGCGCAACGCGAAGATAAACCCGCCGCCGCCGAACACCTCAAACATTTTGTCCGACACCAGCCCGCCAAAAAGAAACGAGATGCCGTCATTGCCGTAAGCGATAACGTTCGCTACCCCTTCAGACATCGCCAGCAGCACTTTGCGCCCCGCAGGCACGTAGAGCACCAGCGCGCCGATAGCAATCTGAATCAGCCAGGCACCCACGACGGTGCGAAGATTAATCGCTTTTCTGTTACTGGAGAGTGCGACCGCGATGAAAAGCAGCGCCAGCATTCCCACCAGGCCCATCAATATTTGCATACAGTATCCCTGAGATATGAGTGAATTATGTTGTCCCGCGCAGGCAGGCGGCGCGATTTAACGACAGGGAATCTGCTGAAATCCAGACGCTTTACGCTTTTTTAAACAAGCGTGGACAGTGGGTCACATTTTGAGACGTGGGAATAGCGCGCGGGTATTTTCGAAGAGAGTATGAGCGATAACGTCCGGCGGCTCAGGGCGCAACTCGCAAAGCACCTCAAACACGCCGTTAACGCGCTCCGGGCGGTTCGGCTGCCCCTGCCAGCCGTTCAGCGGCATATCGGGCGCGTCGGTCTCCAGCAGTAGCGCAGACAGCGGCAGTTTTGCCATAACGTCACGCGTTTTTTGCGCACGCGGATAGGTAATGGTGCCGCCCACGCCGATCCGGTAGCCGAGATCCACAAAGCGTTGCGCCTGTTGCAGGCTGCCCGCGAAGCCATGCACCACGCCGGTACAGGGCAGCGCGTGGCGCTTAAGGTGCATCGCGAGTTTATCGTGGGTGCGGCGCGAATGCAGGATCACCGGCAGATCATAGCGTTTCGCGAGCCGCAACTGGGCGTCGAGTATCGCTTCCTGGCGTTCAAACAGCGGATTTTCCATGTAGAGATCGAGCCCAATCTCGCCTATCGCCACCAGTTTTTCCGCCTGCTGTTGCAGATGATGCTCCAGCAGCGCGAGGCTCGCATCGTTATGGTTGCCAATAACAATAGGATGCAAACCGATGGCCGCCCACAGCGCCGGGAAACGTGTGGCAAGCTCCAGCACTGTCGCGAAGCGCGCGGCTTCCACCGCAGGCACAATAATATGCTCAACGCCTGCCGACGCTGCCTGCGCCAGGCTTTCAGCCTCGGTGCCGGTAAAGGGCGGGAAATCAAAATGGCAGTGGGTGTCGATAAAGCGTCGCATCATGCCAGATCCTCATCGCTGAACGTCGCGTCGTTCGCCTGCTCGGTTTTGACCAGCGGCGCGTCCAGCGCATCGTTAGCGACGGTCGCCGGCGGCACCACGATGGTGGTTTCCGGTACGACAGGTGCCAGCACTTCAGCCGCCGCGGCAACCGCGGCCGGTTCAGCAATCGGCAGCACTGGCCGCGTACCGTAACGGCGCAGCGGCGGCTTGCTGACCAGCAGTTTGCCGACAGTGGCCAGGAAATAGCGCCCGCACAGACGCCCCAGTTTGTAATCTTCCATCAGCGCCGGAAGACGGCTGCCGAGCGCCATGCTGGTCAGCGCGCGGGGCGGAGAAATTTCGAAAACCCGCAGTTTACCGGGCGGGTTCTCAATAAATTCCTGAATCTCGCGATAGGTTTTTTCGTGGTGCTGAACCAGATTGAGCAACGGCTGCAGGCTGCTGTCGGTCAACCAGCGCTCCATGCGCTTGAACCACTGCGGCGTGTAGTACATCTGCGACGGCACGGTGCGGATAACGACCAGCGTCGTGGCACCGAGGCGCGCCGCCTCGCGCACCGGAATCGCATCGCTCACGCCGCCGTCAAAATAGTTCACACCGTTGATATCTACGCCGGGGCGATAGAAGCCCGGAATGGCGCTGGAGGCGCGAACAATCTCCAGCCAGTTGCTCTCCTGCGGCGCGAAATAGCCGGGCGAGTAGTCATCGCGTCGACAGGCGCACATATAAAACGCTTTGCCGTCGTCAAACAGCCGCATCGCGTTGCCCATATTGAGCGGCATACGGGCGGACGTGGCTTCGGTCAGCCAGTCGAGATCGATAAGATTGCCGCCGCGCACAAAGCGCACCGGGTCAAAGAAATCGCGAGAGGTGGTAAAGCGGGTAATGACGCGCCGGGCGTAGCCAGGCTGGTTACAGACGTACGCTGACAGGTTTTGCGCCCCGGCAGAGGTGCCGAGAAAGAAGTCGAACGGGTTGAATTGCGCGCGCATGAATTCGTCCAGCACGCCGGCAGTAAAGATCCCGCGCTGACCGCCACCTTCACAGACGATAGCCAGCTTACCGGGACGAAACGGTTTCACCGCCAGCGGCGCTATGCTGCCCGGCGTTACGGGAATACGTTGTCCCACCCTGCTTTCCTGTTGTTATCCGTCGCGCGCCGCGCGAACGTTTTACGGTGCCATAAACCAGCAAAGCCAGTCACAGGGACTGGCTTTGCCGTCTGTCAGTTATCTTTTATCACACTATGGGCGACGACGGCCCATAAAAAGGCTAACCAGGAACAGAATAATACCAACAACAAATACGATTTTCGCTGCGCCTGCTGCGGTACCTGCCAGGCCACCAAAGCCCAGAGCGGCCGCAATCAACGCGATAACCAGAAAGATAATGCCCCAACGAAACATAAGACTCTCCTTTACCATAGTTAATCTTTATACCGCTTCTTAATGAACGCAGCGTCCACTGGCGGTGTCATCCAGCTGATAGTGCTTACCTTCCCTCCCGGCGCGAACCGGGAGAGGGGCATGCCTGTTACGACTTCACTTTTAGATCGTTTTTGACGCTCTTCACGCCATCAACTGCTTTTGCGATGCTTTCTGCGCGCTGAGACTGTTTTTCAGACTCGACGTGACCGGAAAGCTGCACCACACCGTCGGTGGTTTCGACTTTCACATTACGCGAAGGAACGATGTCATCCGCCAGCAGTTTCGCTTTGATTTCGCTGGTGGTGGC
The genomic region above belongs to Cronobacter malonaticus LMG 23826 and contains:
- a CDS encoding DUF1328 domain-containing protein, with amino-acid sequence MFRWGIIFLVIALIAAALGFGGLAGTAAGAAKIVFVVGIILFLVSLFMGRRRP
- a CDS encoding patatin-like phospholipase family protein; protein product: MGQRIPVTPGSIAPLAVKPFRPGKLAIVCEGGGQRGIFTAGVLDEFMRAQFNPFDFFLGTSAGAQNLSAYVCNQPGYARRVITRFTTSRDFFDPVRFVRGGNLIDLDWLTEATSARMPLNMGNAMRLFDDGKAFYMCACRRDDYSPGYFAPQESNWLEIVRASSAIPGFYRPGVDINGVNYFDGGVSDAIPVREAARLGATTLVVIRTVPSQMYYTPQWFKRMERWLTDSSLQPLLNLVQHHEKTYREIQEFIENPPGKLRVFEISPPRALTSMALGSRLPALMEDYKLGRLCGRYFLATVGKLLVSKPPLRRYGTRPVLPIAEPAAVAAAAEVLAPVVPETTIVVPPATVANDALDAPLVKTEQANDATFSDEDLA
- a CDS encoding metal-dependent hydrolase, whose product is MMRRFIDTHCHFDFPPFTGTEAESLAQAASAGVEHIIVPAVEAARFATVLELATRFPALWAAIGLHPIVIGNHNDASLALLEHHLQQQAEKLVAIGEIGLDLYMENPLFERQEAILDAQLRLAKRYDLPVILHSRRTHDKLAMHLKRHALPCTGVVHGFAGSLQQAQRFVDLGYRIGVGGTITYPRAQKTRDVMAKLPLSALLLETDAPDMPLNGWQGQPNRPERVNGVFEVLCELRPEPPDVIAHTLFENTRALFPRLKM
- a CDS encoding NupC/NupG family nucleoside CNT transporter, yielding MQILMGLVGMLALLFIAVALSSNRKAINLRTVVGAWLIQIAIGALVLYVPAGRKVLLAMSEGVANVIAYGNDGISFLFGGLVSDKMFEVFGGGGFIFALRVLPVIVFFSSLIAVLYYLGIMQLVIRLLGGALRKVLKTSRTESLSATANIFVGQTEAPLVVRPYIATMTRSELFAVMCGGLASVAGSVLAGYAQMGVPLEYLIAASFMAAPGGLLFAKIIIPETETPHDAPQLDTTQRDPDSPSNVLDAAASGASAGMQLALNVGAMLLAFVALIALLNGMLSGIGGWFNHPELSLQLILGWLFSPVAWLIGVPWDEAMVAGSFIGQKLIINEFVAYMNFGEYLKEDAAVAAAGLQVLSDHTKAIISFALCGFANLSSIAILIGGLGSMAPNRRHEVAQLGLKAVAAGTLSNLMSATIAGLFLAL